From Aegilops tauschii subsp. strangulata cultivar AL8/78 chromosome 5, Aet v6.0, whole genome shotgun sequence:
ccgaagcaccgtgcttgtgatctccatctccgaagcaccgtcatgatcaccatcgtcaccggcgcgacaccttgatctccatcgtagcatcgttgtcgtctcgccaccttatttcttttacgactatcgctaccgtttagGGATAAAGTAAAaatattacatggcgattgcatctcatacaataaagcgacaaccatatggctcctgccagttgccgataactcggttacaaaacatgatcatctcatacaacacattatatcacatcatgtcttgaccatatcacatcacaacatgcccttcaaaaacaagttagacgtcctctactttgttgttgcatgttttacgtggctactacgggcttagcaagaaccgttcttacctacgcatcaaaaccacaacgatagtttgtcaagttggtgctgttttaaccttcgcaaggaccgggcgtagccacactcggttcaactaaagtgagagagacagacacccgccggtcacctttaagcaacgagtgctcgcaacggtgaaaccagtctcgcgtacgcgtacgcgtaatgtcggtccgggccgcttcatctcacaataccgctgaaccaaagtatgacatgctggtaagcagtatgacttatatcgcccacaactcacttgtgttctactcgtgcatagcatcaacgcataaaaccaggctcggatgccactgttggggaacgtagtaatttcaaaaaaattcctacgcacacgcaagatcatggtgatgcatagcaacaagaggggagagtgttgtccacgtaccctcgtagaccgacagcggaagcgttatcacaacgcggttgatgtagtcgtacgtcttcacgatccgaccgatcaagtaccgaacgtacggcacctccgagttccacacacgttcagctcgatgacgtccctcgaactccgatccagccgagtgttgagggagagtttcgtcagcacgacggcgtgatgacgatgatgatgttccaccgacgcagggcttcgcctaagctccgcaacggtattatcgaggtgtaatatggtggaggggggcaccgcacacgactaagagatctcaaggatcaattgttgtgtctctggggtgcccccctgcccccgtatataaaggagcaagggggaggcagccggccaaggggagaggcgcgccataggggggagtcctactcccaccgggagtaggagaagggaagggggaaggagaaagaaggaagggtgcgccccccttccctagtccaattcggaccagaccatggggaggggtgcggccaccttttgaggcctttctctcctttcccgtatggcccattaaggcccaatacgaattcccgtaactctctggtactccgaaaaatatccgaatcactcggaacctttccgaagtccgaatatagtcgtccaatatatcgatttttacgtctcgaccatttcgagactcctcgtcatatccccgatctcatccgggactccgaactccttcggtacatcaaacctcaataaaactgtcatcgtaacgttaagcgtgcggaccctacgggttcgagaactatgtagacatgaccgagacacgtctccggtcaataaccaatagcgggacctggatcccatattggctcccacatattctacgaagatctttatcggtcagaccgcataacaacatacgttgttccctttgtcaccggtatgttacttgcccgagatttgatcgtcggtatctcgatacctagttcaatctcgttaccggcatgtctctttactcgttccgtaacacatcatcccacaactaactcattagtcacaatgcttgcaaggcttatagtgatgtgcattaccgagtgggcccagagatacctctccgacaattggagtgacaaatcctaatctcgaaatacgccaacccaacaagtacctttggagacacctgtagagcacctttataatcacccatttacgttgtgacgtttggtagcacacaaagtgttcctccggtaaacgggagttgcataatctcatagtcataggaacatgtataagtcatgaagaaagcaatagcaacatactaaacgatcgagtgctaagctaacggaatgggtcaagtcaatcacatcattctcctaatgaggtgatctcgttaatcaaatgacaactcatgtctatggctaggaaacataaccatctttgattaacgagctagtcaagtagaggcatactagtgacactctgtttgtctatgtattcacacatgtattatgtttccggttaatacaattctagcatgaataataaacatttatcatgatataaggaaatatataatactttattattgcctctagggcatatttccttcagttgacagtcttggagtcctgtcctggcttcttaaacttgtttgggcacttggcAGCCCAATGTTCATCTAAACCACAAGTGAAACAGCCACCCTTCTTCTtatctttcttgaagttcttcttgcccttcttcttaaACTCGGTATTCTGTTGGACACCAGTCTTCCCCTTGGGCTTGTGGGGGTtgaagttcttctgcaccacatTGGCGACAGAGGTCCCTTCAGTCCCTTTTCCATGCGAGTCCTTTGCCCTCGAATTCTGCTCGACACTCAGATGGCCAATGACATCCTCAACTGAGAATTCACGCCTCTGATGTTTTAGAGTAGTGGCAAAGTTCCTCCAGGAATTGGGTAACTTAGCGATAATGCAACCCGCGACAAAATTTGCCCGGCAGCACACACTTGAGAAGCTCAAGCTCCTTAGCgatgcactgtatctcatgagcctgtTCCAATACAGAACGGTTTTCGACCATTTTGTAATCGTGGAACTGCTCCATAATATACATCTCACTCCCAGCATCCGTTGCGCCAAATTTAGATTcgagcgcctcccacaagtccttGGCAACCCGCATATGTAAGTACGCATCAACCAGCTTATCTCCGATCACGCTTAGAACGCATCCAACGAAGACGACGGTGGCCTCCCTgaacgccttctcctgttcaggagcgATCGTTCTCGTGGGAGTAACACCGGCGACCCAGAACACATTCATCGGCGTGAGCCATAAGACGGTTTTGGTCTGCCAACGCTTAAAGTACGTCCCCGTAAATGGGGCTGGCTTCAGTGCAGCAGCAAAACCATGGATCGAAAATTTCCTACACAgtttaggtttttggattgttgagaAATTAAGATATTGTTCGATTAATTTAATCCAATAATAAATCATGAACATGACATAGGCAGTGATAATGACATACTGAATTTTGATGATGTATGCACGTACTAGGCAGGTAGTAGAAACATCTACGCAAACCACTATTACTGCATACATGAAAATAAACAAGAGCGGTGTAAATgtgttataccctccagtaggccagtCGGTCGTAGCAGCAGCGGAGGCATTGGCCTCGTCGGCGATCGTCTTGTCAGCAGCAGCCTTCTCGGCAGCAACACGATCGGTGTCAGTGCTCATGGTGAAGACGAAGGTGACGCGGAAGTAGTCgacgtagaggaagtagtcgaACAGAGGCGAGCAGCCGCGTAGgagacgctccccaaaaacctaatcGCCTCTCTCTTGTACAGGATCTGGAGAAGCGGGGTTTCGGAGGCCTGCTCTCCCGTCAGCCATGTACACGGTAGACGGGATGGGATCACCGAAGGCAGCAGCAGTGAAAGGAACGATCAGAGAGTAGTGGAGGTGTTGTGTTGTATCTTTGGCTGAGCTGCGATGCCTAATATATAGCCAGTCGGGTAGGAAAACGTTCCAACAATAAAACCATTTAATTACAGACGTTTCATCTCCAAAAAACATGTTTAGTTACAGACGTTTCCATCTCCACAATAAAAACATATTTATTATGGACGTTTCCATTTCCGCAATGAATATGACGTCTCATATTCATTTTGTGTCTGTAATGGACTCTCTAATTTTGACCGGCAAAACATTGCATCGGCTCaactcattcccgcaacccgcggcgcgcgcGCGTCGTGGCGAGGCGGGTGGTGGAGGAGGAGCACGTGTGTGGAACACCTCTCCTTCCTTCACACCAAGTCATACTAGTGGgagaagagctcaccttataagTTGGTGTACATCTCTCTCAACTAGctatgtgggactaaacttcccaccactCCCTTGACAGCATGGCCCTTAGGGATTTTCTTAAATTGTTAAATGGGCCTATAGCCCAACTAATattcagcaatcccccaccagatcctgAAGGCCCATGGTGTTGTCCTCTGTTCCAAACTCTATTTTAATATACCAGTATTTTCAGTGGAGACCCGTTAAGGTTGAACATCCACCTAGAACAAATAGCTACACTCCTccacaactgaacaatggactagGCCTTGAATTGTCAATTTGGCGTGAAGGAGTTTCACCAATTGTCTTACCAGTACAAGGTTGCCGAAGGCtgacccctcgggtggagcatatTGGTCACTCCTGGCCTGTTCATGaacttactagagatcaccctaACCTCATAGACTATGACTAGTAGTCAGGCTCATATAGATGTGTTCCTTCAAAGATCGctctgtaggatagcatcttgcttTTATAAGccttggaacacattaagacaaaAGTCAACCTGCCATACAATTACCGAGAGTTgtgcatctccaacggagtgggttagttcaaatactctcctcagttaaccaCTAGCTTGTTTTCCCAGGTCTTACTCCACAGGATCGCCGATCACATAGGTTGGATTACtaccatggcaactcatgtgggtctcatacccatctccctcgatgcattatctatcacaacacGGGATAGCCcttttgtaaagggatctgccagattcttagccgttTGGACATATTCCAATGCTATCACTCCAGAGTTTCTTAGTTTTCTGACAGCTTTTAGTCTCATTCGTATGTGTTTgttggacttcatgttgtcctttgaactcttcaccttAGTGATGATAGTgtgattgtcacagttcataaggatagccggaaccggtttatcaaccactggcaagtccatcaaaagatctcgaagccatcctgcttcgacaccagatgtgtctaatgctgttaattctgcttccattgtcgatctcgttaagatcgtttgcttgcaagatttccaggaaacagcgccaccttcaagagtaaacatatacccagttgtggctttcatctcatcagcatcagtaCGCGGTAGACGGGATGGGATCACCGAAGGCAGCAGTAGTGAAAGGAACGACCAGAGAGTAGTGGAGGTGTTGTGTTGTATCTTTGGCTGAGCTGCCATGCCTCATATATATAGCCAGTCAGGTAGGAGAACGGTCCAACAATAAAACCGTTTAATTACATACGTTTCATCTCCATAAAAACATGTTTAATTACAGACGTTTCCATCTCCACAATAAAACTTATTTATTATGGACGTTTCCATTTCCGCAATGAATATGACGTCTCATATTCATTTTGTGTCTGTAATGGACTCTCCAATTTTGACCGGCAAAACATTGCATCgactcggctcattcccgcaacccgcggcgcgcgAGCGCGCGCCTCGTGGTttggcgggcggcggaggaggagcgcgcatGTGGAATACCTCTCCTTCCTTCACACCAACTCATACTAGTGGAGAAGAGATCACCTTATAAGTTGGTGTACATCTCACTCAACTAGccatgtgggactaaacttcccaccactCCCTTGATAGCATGGGCCCTTAGGGATTTTCTGAAATTGTTAAATGGGCCTATATCCCAACTAATATTCAACACGTGGGATTTCATTGGACTTTGTAAAAGCGTGGAGGAGGCGGAGCTCCgtgcttgcattgccggtcttTATATAGGTATTACTCTACAAAATCCTATAATCTTAGAGACCGACTATGCGTTTGTGGTGGCGACCCTGGAATATGAAAATTTTGACAGGTCATCGTTGATGGATTTGAAGAAGGAAGCGATGAGTATCTCTAAAGCTTATATCTAGTCTTAAGATCTGCAAGATTAATCGCTCGGCCAGTGTGGTGGCCCATATGATTGCTAAATTTAGCTTTGATAATAGATCAGATAGTATCTTAGTTAGTGGTGTTCCGCCATGGTGAATTTTGTAATGAGCGATTGTAATAACTATGTTGGTTAATTAATATATGAGGTGGTTTAAAAAAAAAGAATCTTGAGGCTCATGATCATGACATGCTTGACTTCTTAAAGCGACCTTAATGATTTCTCAAGGCTCATTTACGTGACATGCTTGACTTCTTCAAGTGAGAGGGCAATATCTCGAGTCAATGGCTAGTCTCCTTTGCAGGAAAATATGCTTAGGATCTTGAGGCTCATTTCTTTGGCATGATTTACTTCTTTTTAGTGAACTTGACGATTTCTTGAGTCGTCGGCTAGTCTCTGCAGCAGGAATCTGCTCCTAGTTTTAAGTTATCCTTGAGATCGACTGAGCTACTAAATGATCGAGATCCTAAGATGTGGAGAATCCTAAAATGATGAATCAAGATATCATTCTCATGATTGAGACACATTTATGCTGCAGATTCTAGCCGTTAAACTACCGAGATCTCGGCAAGCCTACCGTAAGAAGTCAATCATGACACCAAAATGAGCCCTGAGATCCCCATCATTTGGGAATATACATAACTTGTTTGGAAATCATGGAAAAAAGTGCTCAAATGCTCTGAACCTCATAACAAGTCGAAATGTGGGGTCTTTCAAAGATTTCCATGTCTAATGATCCTTGGTACATTGCTAACAGTAGGTTCCCAAAACACATCATTTTCATGATTCGGGCCCTGTAACATCTCACAGTTTTCATGATAATACACGCATCCGTTTAGGTCGTCACGTTGGAGTTGCCCTACTCCTTTGCAGTTATGTCATGGGGCCGGGCCGAGCCGGGTGGGCCGAGCAGGCGAATGGGAGGAGAATAACATAGTTAATTGGAGCGGGCCCTAGCCCAACACAGAGATAGTGGATTGCTGATCGTGGGGGAGCGGTGGGCATCGTGGGCAAAACCGTCACTCCGCCCAGTCAAAATTCCCCATTACCCATTGCTTCCCGTCTCCTTCCTTCCCCACAAATTTAGTACTATTTACTTGCACCCCACTTTTCCCCATTCCCCTGCCCTTCCATCCCCGTCTCCGTCTCCGCCCGTCGCCGGGATCGGATCGCGCCGCTCTTCTCCGGCAGGCGCGGATCGCCGATCGGCAAGCAGCGTCGGTCAGCCGGCCGCCGGAGGGGAGCAAGAAGGAGAGGAGGGATCGGCCGATGGGGCGGCTCTTCCTGACCAGCCTGGCGCCGGCGACGGGCACCATCTACTGCTGCAAGCACTGCGACTCCCACCTCGCCTACGCCCAGCACATCATCTCCAAGGTATCCatccctctccccccccccccccccccccctcccatcCCTCCCATCTCCGTTTTTGTCCATCTTTGTCCTGACTCAACACGCGCTTTGGTCCTGTTTCTTGGCCAGATGTTCCGCTGCAAGCACGGCAAGGCCTACCTCTTCGACAAGGTGTAAGTGATCGATTGCTAGACCATACTGAATCCCCCCATTTTTCTTCAGTTTCTTCATGTTGCTACTGCTGCTGTATCATATCATAGTTTTATTTACTGTGTGCTCTGTTCTTCTGTGTAAcacggctgctgctgctgcgttATTATTCACAAGAAGAATTGATGTGCTCTGTGCTCTGTTTTACTCTGTTTGTGTGTGTCATTGTGCATGTACCGTTCCTTGGTCGGCAATAATGCAGCGTGAACGTGGTCGCCGGGGAGAGCGAGGACGACCGGATGATGACCACGGGCCTGCACACCGTCCGCGACATCTTCTGCGTCGCCTGCGGAGCCATCCTCGGCTGGAAATACGTGTGCAACATGAACCTGTATCCATATTCTTCGTTTCAGTGCCCATCTCTGATTGGTTTTGTAAGTACTCAATCTGGCAATTGTTCCTATGTGTTAGGTGTCTGCCTTTGAGAAGGACCAGAGGTATAAGGAGGGCAAGTTCATCCTGGAGAGGTCAGAGCATCAATGCCTCTCTCTTTGTGCTCACATTGCTTCATAtgctctgctctgctctgctTTGCTTCCGGATCGAATCGCTAGCTACTCTTACCTTCTTTGTTTTTACATCATTATTAACCACTCCTTAATCTGACATCTTTCAATCACTTGTGTGCTAACAAATTGAACATGCTACTGACTCCATCATAGTTTTATGCTACCCTACTGCCCTGTTAACTACGTCTACAAACTAAACTAGCTAGTTTGCAACACTGATGATGCATCACAAGGCAAAACCAAACTACAACACAAGTCAGCAATATGCACTGAAATCCGTTCCTCatcttcttttctttgggggaGGCGCAGGTGCAAGATCCATTCGGGCGGAGGCGGCCCTCCCAACCGCATCCAGCTGTGGGCTGAGCACGATGCTCGCATAAGTTCCAGCGAGGATGACGACCAGGGCGCCGTGTGACCTTGCAAGACAATGCAAGATCAGTTCATTAGGCAGGCAGACATGACATGACTGTAAATATTAGTGTTAATCAGCGTCGTTCCGTTCCCCGGCGCAAACCATGTAGCTGCTCGCTAGATGAAGAACCATGAATGCTTATCTATCTATGCATATGCAACCATATGAACCAGACTAGTTGTCGTTCATGTACATATAAGAATGCGTGTCCACCAGAATAAAGTCTTCATCAGTTTTAGTACTGATTTGGTTATTGGTCTATCTCCACGACACTAGCTTAATTATTTGCAGGATGCATATCATCTGTTGTTGGTGTTATGCATGCTACTTCCATCAGGTGACCATTGGTGAGGAGTGAGCACATCTTTTTACCCGGTCTGAAGCAAATTTGGTCGGTTTATTTAAATTGGCTCTCCTCCCCCCCCTGCGAAGCAGAATATTCAGGTAGGGTTTACAAGTGAGTTATTAAACTTGTGTTTAATTTGATAAAATAAATCCGGGATGAAGTCATTGAACGGAAAATGTCGTCACGGCATGACAATGATCTAGGAAAATTGCGTAAGAAATGTGAAAGAAACcttgtaattgcatcatgttcaGAAGGACATATGATTCCCTGCACACATGGCTCGTAACTTTTTTCTTTGAGAAGCACACTTAATAGTCCGAGTTACTCACATTTCAGAAGGGCTAATTTACTTAGGTTGTGATTCTGATCCACAACACATGTGGCATCTGGTTTCACATGCTGATCATTTACATTATTATTCAACTTATGTTGTTGTTTCCTTCCTCAGGGTGGGAAAGAATGACAAATAttttaagtgcttgccaagtttcatcagggaatgacATTCGTGAAAGTCGTGGCAAAAATAAAACAATCAATTTTTTTTGGGCAAGCACTtcaaaacatttgtcattctttgccaccaattttttcttgaatttttaattttttttagaTGTTGCTGTTCATGGTGGTatcataagagctaaaactcagaTGGGCATTTACCAACACTTTTGTCATGATTGCAAGTGACATTGACATACAAGTGATGTTTTTCCAAACATTTTGAtgtcttatttgcattttttttgatttagtatgaattagttatgaagttttcaaagcgacggtcaaagggcaaaaccACAAGACGACCAAAGTGGGTTGGGCAAGACCACGTGTTTTCAAAAACTAGGGGCAATCCTGACGAGGGGGACACAACTAAGGGTACAAAACCAATTATCTCATTTAAAAAAGTATTTCACGCAAAGGAACATAATTGTAATTAGCATCAACATGAGAAACAAATTGAAGATGACTAAAATATGTAAGTCAGAAGTTACTGATCTTACTAAGCATAGAGTTTATGGCTGGCTTTGGTTTCATCGTGTTACATTCAAATCTTGTTGTATCTAATGTAAGAAGAGTGTGAAAGTTTGTTCAATTAAGTAGTACTACccccgtcccataatataagattttattacatccAATATATGAATATATTGTATATAATAAGATCTTATATTATGCAAGAAACAATGCCAGCCACAAGACTTGCCTCCAGTGGACTATTGTACGTTGAGCATTTGTTTGTAAGATGTAACATAATAATTAGCTATCTGATAAGGGAAAATCGTGTGTGTACTTTTTGTGTACCAATATATTATATACATGTTTCAGACTGTAAAACATGGTCATTGATAATTTTGTTATTAAGCAAGGCTTGTTGGAGATGACAAATCAAAAAGACTACGCCCCATTATGAGTTGATTGGGGGTGTACGGTGCACTGAGAGGGCCAAACATAGGTTGAAAGTATGACCCATTTCCCATGCTTGGGCGTGAGCTGTCTTTAGCAAAGTTAGATACTCTGTTTTTTTAGCGAGGGGAAATACTCTGTTTTTAGATGGAAGATACTTTGCTTATGGCAGTGGTAGATATAGTGTTACTTATATGTGAGGGTATTTGCGACTTTGGCAggcggccgcttagccgcccTCAAGATCGGGACGCGACCAACATCATTATTGCAGATCTCCGCACGATGGCCATACGTCTGGCACGCCTCTTCCTACACGGCCCTCTGGAGCCGGATTGGGGTTGTGTGGCTTCTGTTGCTGCCATGTTTTTGTTGTTTGTTTTAGGGCTTGTTGAGTTGTGCACTCAGCAGAACCCCCTCTTTGCTATCTGTCTGTGTTGCTACCTCTGTGTACATGTGCAGTGTGAACATTTGTTGGTTCTTGTGGCTCTGGttgtttgctttatttataaagcagGGCAAAAGCCTTTTTCGATAATAACATTAGATTACGCTCTTTGTTCATTTTCTGCGACGGAACTTCTATACGACATGTTTCTTGTATCAAGGTCCATATGCTTCATGAGATGATTGATTTTAAGAATAAAAAACATTCATGTGCCATCATTCTTTGGTAATGTAGTGAACAAGAAAAACTTGATTGTGCTCTAGGAATGGTGTCAATCATAATTTTTGTGTTCCGTCGCAACGCATGGTCATTTAGCTATTTGATAGATTTGATTTTGTCACGGTTTGTACAATAGCGACTCTTCTAATCGCGACAGAAATTCGATTCTACAAATCTGATTCTACGATGACTCATTGCCATTTGATTCAGTCATGGTTTGTTGCTGAATCTGTACAATCGGCACATTACAATTGGCGTCAGATAGTAGAGGCCACGCCCGCGCAGGCGAGCCGACTTCGGCTGGCCCCATTCGGTGTTTGTTACGCTGCCGCTACTGTTTTCCCTCGCTATGCTACCGCagttttgtgtgtgtgcgtgtgcgtgtttTTTCTGTTGTGGtattttattttgatttttttttatttccctcttttattttttattttttatgctTTTTCATTCGGGTTTGGCTTTATTTTTTGCtacattttcttcttctttcacACCTTTTACTTTTCTTTTATAATTATCTACAAATCAACATTTATCAATATACAATGAAAATTGAAACATAGATTGAAAATTTTGTTAATAACGGTGAATATTTTTCATATAAGGTGATTTATTAACGCACGGTAGCTGTTTTAAATATACgcttaacattttttaatacaaaCTAAACTATTTTTAAAACACATTGAACATTTCTTAATATATTTTACTTTTCAAAAATATCCTTTTAGTTATTGAATTCCTTGATAAACATAATTgatatttttttggaaaaaaCTGAAATTTGCACAAATACAGTTTTTTAATAGTACGAAACATTTTTTTAATTATGAAAACATTTATTAACATTGTATAAAGTTTTTGTAGTATTTCACATATATTGTTTAAGACGCATGAACAGGTTTTTAACGTCATATTTTTTTGAATGGTacaaacattttctaaaatttgAGTGATTTCCTTTTGCACTGCATTTACATTTAGTTGTGCAATGAACACTTTTAAATAATCAAATAATTTAGTTTTTTATAATACGTGCATTTAGTTTTTTTAAATATAAACAAATGAAAAAACACATGCATGACTTCATGATGGCTAGACCACTTGGTTACTGAGCCCGCCCAGTACCGGGTGACTCTCGCATAAAAAATGTTACACCTATGAAAATTGCTACGTAATCTGAC
This genomic window contains:
- the LOC109757517 gene encoding protein yippee-like, which codes for MGRLFLTSLAPATGTIYCCKHCDSHLAYAQHIISKMFRCKHGKAYLFDKVVNVVAGESEDDRMMTTGLHTVRDIFCVACGAILGWKYVSAFEKDQRYKEGKFILERCKIHSGGGGPPNRIQLWAEHDARISSSEDDDQGAV